One segment of Solanum lycopersicum chromosome 1, SLM_r2.1 DNA contains the following:
- the sbt4d gene encoding subtilisin-like serine protease family protein, whose translation MGSRNIWFPSSLHLVLLSWAFFAHLFLALAQRSTYIVHLDKSFMPNVFAHHHHWHSSTLDSIKAVVPSSVDRFHSAPKLVYSYDNVFHGFSAILSKHELAALRKSPGFISAYKDRTVEPHTTHTSDFLKLTPSSGLWQASGLGQDVIIGVLDGGIWPESASFRDDGMPEIPKRWKGICKPGTQFNTSMCNRKLIGANYFNKGILANNPTVKISMNSARDIDGHGTHCASITAGNFAKGASHFGYAPGTARGVAPRARIAVYKFSFDEGTLSSDLIAAMDQAVADGVDMISISYGYRFIPLYEDAISIASFGAMMKGVLVSASAGNEGSGSSVENGSPWILCVASGHTDRRFGGTLTLGNGLKIRGWTLFPARAFVRDSPVIYNKTLAACDSDELLSQVPDPERTIIICDYNADEEGWGFSSQISHVIRAKLKAGIFISEDPEVFRSSSFPYPGVVVDKKEGKQIINYVKNSASPTATITFQETYVDGSPAPVVAGDSARGPSKSYLGIAKPDIMAPGVLILAAFPPNLISDSIQNIQLTTDYELKSGTSMAAPHAAGIAAMLKSVHPEWSPSAIRSAMMTTANHLDNTQNPIRRDNNRVATPLEMGSGHVDPNKALDPGLIYDATPQDYINLICSLNFTEEQFKTFARSSANYHNCSNPSADLNYPSFIALYPFSIERNYTWLEQKFRRTLTNVGKGEATYKVKIETPKNSTISVSPRTLVFKGKNDKQSYSLTIRYIGDSDQSTNFGSITWVEEKGNHSVRSPIVTSPIIEVWGS comes from the coding sequence ATGGGATCAAGAAATATTTGGTTTCCTTCTTCATTACATCTAGTCTTGCTTTCATGGGCTTTTTTTGCTCATCTATTTTTAGCTTTAGCACAAAGATCCACTTACATTGTCCATCTTGACAAGTCCTTTATGCCTAATGTCTTTGCTCATCACCATCATTGGCATTCTTCCACTCTTGATTCTATCAAAGCTGTTGTTCCTTCATCAGTAGACAGATTCCACTCTGCTCCAAAACTTGTTTATTCCTATGACAATGTGTTTCATGGCTTCAGTGCTATTTTGTCCAAACATGAACTGGCAGCTTTGAGGAAGTCACCAGGTTTCATTTCAGCATACAAAGACAGAACTGTGGAACCTCATACTACCCACACATCTGATTTCCTTAAGCTTACTCCTTCGTCGGGGTTGTGGCAAGCTTCTGGTTTAGGACAAGATGTGATCATTGGGGTTCTTGACGGTGGAATCTGGCCAGAATCCGCGAGTTTCAGAGATGATGGTATGCCTGAAATACCCAAAAGGTGGAAAGGTATTTGCAAGCCAGGCACTCAGTTTAATACTTCAATGTGCAACAGAAAACTGATTGGGGCTAATTACTTCAATAAGGGAATTTTGGCGAATAATCCTACTGTGAAAATCTCCATGAATTCTGCCAGGGATATTGATGGTCATGGCACACATTGCGCTTCCATCACTGCTGGGAACTTTGCTAAAGGTGCTTCTCATTTTGGATATGCACCGGGGACAGCAAGAGGGGTTGCTCCACGAGCTAGGATAGCGGTCTACAAGTTTAGCTTTGATGAAGGAACACTATCATCAGATTTAATTGCTGCTATGGACCAAGCTGTTGCAGACGGTGTTGACATGATATCCATTTCTTATGGATACCGTTTCATTCCCTTGTATGAAGATGCTATATCAATTGCTTCTTTCGGAGCTATGATGAAGGGAGTATTGGTCTCAGCTTCAGCTGGAAATGAAGGTAGCGGTTCATCTGTAGAAAATGGATCTCCATGGATCTTGTGTGTGGCATCAGGCCACACTGACAGGAGATTTGGAGGAACTTTGACTTTAGGCAATGGATTAAAAATTAGGGGTTGGACGTTGTTTCCTGCAAGAGCCTTTGTCAGGGATTCTCCAGTTATTTACAACAAGACTCTAGCCGCTTGCGATTCAGATGAATTGTTATCACAAGTTCCTGATCCCGAACGCACCATCATCATCTGTGATTACAATGCAGATGAAGAGGGTTGGGGTTTCTCTAGCCAAATTTCTCACGTCATCAGAGCAAAACTTAAAGCAGGCATCTTTATTTCTGAGGATCCAGAAGTTTTTAGGTCTTCTTCATTTCCTTACCCAGGAGTTGTGGTTGACAAAAAGGAAGgaaaacaaatcatcaattacGTTAAAAATAGTGCTTCTCCGACTGCTACAATCACGTTCCAAGAAACTTACGTGGATGGAAGCCCAGCCCCAGTTGTTGCAGGAGACTCCGCACGAGGGCCCTCCAAAAGCTACTTGGGAATTGCAAAGCCAGATATTATGGCACCAGGGGTACTGATTCTTGCAGCATTTCCACCTAATCTCATTTCAGATAGTATTCAGAACATACAATTAACCACTGATTACGAGCTTAAATCAGGCACATCCATGGCTGCACCTCATGCTGCTGGAATTGCAGCAATGCTAAAAAGTGTGCATCCTGAATGGAGTCCTTCAGCTATTCGCTCTGCCATGATGACCACAGCAAACCATTTGGATAATACTCAAAATCCTATTAGAAGGGATAATAATAGGGTAGCCACACCCCTAGAAATGGGATCAGGACACGTTGACCCGAACAAAGCTCTTGATCCCGGCCTCATATATGATGCCACTCCACAAGATTACATAAATCTTATATGCTCTTTGAATTTCACGGAAGAGCAGTTCAAAACATTTGCAAGATCATCAGCCAATTACCACAACTGCTCAAATCCATCAGCTGATCTCAATTACCCATCATTCATTGCGTTGTACCCATTCAGCATCGAGCGCAACTACACCTGGTTGGAGCAGAAATTCAGGAGGACCCTTACTAATGTTGGTAAAGGTGAAGCAACTTATAAAGTGAAGATAGAAACTCCAAAGAATTCCACAATTTCAGTGTCTCCGCGAACTCTGGTGTTCAAGGGGAAAAATGATAAGCAAAGTTATAGTTTGACAATTCGATATATAGGTGATAGTGATCAGAGTACGAACTTTGGGTCGATCACTTGGGTTGAAGAGAAGGGTAACCACTCTGTTAGGAGTCCTATAGTGACGTCTCCCATAATCGAGGTCTGGGGTAGCTAG
- the sbt4b gene encoding subtilisin-like protease 4B codes for MESRMEFRYFLHLLFLSTHMFCFLTIAQRSTYIVHLDKSLMPNVFTDHHHWHSSTIDSIKASVPSSVDRFHSAPKLVYSYDNVFHGFSAVLSQNELAALKKLPGFVSAYEDRTVEPHTTHTSDFLKLNPSSGLWPASGLGQDVIIAVLDGGIWPESASFQDDGMPEIPKRWKGICRPGTQFNTSMCNRKLIGANYFNKGILADDPTVNISMNSARDTNGHGTHCASIAAGNFAKDASHFGYAPGIARGVAPRARIAVYKFSFSEGTFTSDLIAAMDQAVADGVDMISISFGYRFIPLYEDAISIASFGAMMKGVLVSASAGNRGPSVGSLGNGSPWILCVAAGHTDRRFAGTLTLGNGLKIRGWSLFPARAYVRDSLVIYNKTLATCDSVELLSQVPDAERTIVICDYNADEDGFGFASQIFNINQARVKAGIFISEDPTVFTSSSFSYPGVVINKKEGKQVINYVKNSASPTATITFQETYMDGERPAPILARFSARGPSRSYLGIPKPDIMAPGVLILAAFPPNIFSESIQNIELSSDYELKSGTSMAAPHAAGIAAMLKGAHPEWSPSAIRSAMMTTANHLDSTQKPIREDDNMIATPLDMGAGHVDPNRALDPGLVYDATPQDYINLICSMNFTEEQFKTFARSSANYNNCSNPSADLNYPSFIALYPFSLEGNFTWLEQKFRRTLTNVGKGGATYKVKIETPKNSTVSVSPRTLVFKGKNDKQSYNLTIRYIGDSDQSKNFGSITWVEENGNHTVRSPIVTSTIIEVWGSED; via the coding sequence ATGGAATCTAGAATGGAGTTTCgttattttcttcatcttctctttctttctacTCATATGTTCTGTTTCTTAACTATAGCACAAAGATCCACTTATATTGTCCATTTGGACAAATCTTTAATGCCTAATGTCTTTACTGATCATCATCATTGGCATTCTTCTACTATTGATTCCATCAAAGCTTCTGTTCCTTCATCAGTAGACAGATTTCATTCTGCTCCAAAACTTGTTTACTCATATGACAATGTGTTTCATGGATTCAGTGCTGTTTTGTCCCAAAATGAACTGGCAGCGTTGAAGAAGTTGCCAGGTTTTGTTTCAGCTTACGAAGATAGAACTGTGGAACCTCATACTACCCACACATCTGATTTCCTCAAGCTCAATCCTTCATCTGGGCTATGGCCAGCTTCTGGTTTAGGCCAAGATGTGATCATCGCTGTTCTTGATGGTGGAATCTGGCCTGAGTCCGCGAGTTTCcaagatgatggtatgccagAAATACCCAAAAGGTGGAAGGGGATTTGCAGGCCTGGGACACAGTTTAATACTTCAATGTGCAACAGAAAACTTATTGGGGCTAATTACTTCAATAAGGGAATTTTGGCTGATGATCCCACTGTCAACATTTCCATGAATTCTGCTAGAGATACTAACGGTCACGGCACACATTGTGCTTCCATTGCTGCTGGGAACTTTGCTAAAGATGCTTCCCATTTTGGATATGCACCAGGAATAGCAAGAGGGGTTGCTCCACGAGCTAGGATAGCTGTGTACAAGTTTAGCTTCAGCGAAGGAACTTTTACATCAGATTTAATTGCTGCTATGGACCAAGCTGTTGCGGATGGTGTTGACATGATATCCATTTCTTTTGGGTACCGTTTCATTCCCTTGTATGAAGATGCTATATCAATTGCTTCCTTTGGAGCTATGATGAAGGGAGTGCTAGTTTCAGCTTCAGCTGGAAATCGAGGTCCAAGCGTTGGAAGTTTAGGCAACGGATCTCCATGGATCTTGTGTGTGGCAGCAGGCCACACTGACAGGAGATTTGCAGGAACTTTGACTTTGGGCAATGGGTTAAAAATTAGGGGGTGGAGCTTGTTTCCTGCAAGAGCCTATGTCAGGGATTCACTGGTGATTTACAACAAGACTCTGGCCACTTGTGATTCAGTTGAATTGTTATCGCAAGTTCCTGATGCTGAACGCACCATCGTCATCTGTGATTATAATGCAGATGAAGATGGTTTTGGTTTCGCTAGCCAAATTTTTAACATCAATCAAGCAAGAGTAAAAGCAGGCATATTTATATCTGAGGATCCAACAGTGTTcacctcttcttctttttcctacCCGGGAGTTGTGATTAACAAAAAGGAAGGGAAACAAGTCATCAATTATGTTAAAAACAGTGCTTCTCCCACAGCCACCATAACGTTCCAAGAAACATACATGGATGGAGAAAGGCCAGCCCCAATTCTTGCTCGATTCTCAGCACGAGGGCCTTCCAGAAGCTACTTGGGAATCCCAAAGCCAGATATCATGGCACCAGGAGTACTGATTCTTGCAGCATTTCCACCTAATATCTTTTCAGAAAGTATTCAGAACATAGAATTATCCTCTGATTATGAACTTAAATCAGGCACATCCATGGCTGCTCCTCATGCAGCTGGAATTGCAGCAATGCTAAAAGGCGCACATCCTGAATGGAGTCCTTCAGCTATTCGCTCCGCCATGATGACCACAGCAAACCATTTGGATAGTACTCAAAAGCCTATTAGAGAGGATGATAACATGATTGCCACACCACTAGATATGGGAGCGGGGCATGTTGACCCGAACAGAGCTCTTGATCCCGGCCTAGTATATGATGCCACTCCACAAGATTACATAAATCTTATATGCTCTATGAATTTCACAGAAGAGCAATTCAAAACATTTGCAAGATCATCAGCCAATTACAACAACTGCTCAAATCCATCAGCTGATCTCAATTACCCATCATTCATCGCCTTGTACCCGTTCAGCCTCGAGGGGAACTTCACCTGGTTGGAACAGAAATTCAGGAGGACCCTTACAAATGTTGGTAAAGGTGGAGCAACTTATAAAGTGAAGATTGAAACTCCTAAGAATTCCACAGTTTCAGTGTCTCCGCGAACTCTGGTGTTTAAAGGGAAAAATGATAAGCAAAGTTATAATTTGACAATTCGATATATAGGTGATAGTGATCAGAGTAAAAACTTTGGGTCGATCACTTGGGTTGAAGAAAATGGCAACCACACTGTTCGTAGTCCTATAGTGACTTCAACCATTATTGAGGTATGGGGTAGCGAAGACTAA
- the LOC101257301 gene encoding subtilisin-like protease SBT3 — MNMGSRNIWFPCPYLILLSWFLSAHIFLAMAQRSTYIVHLDKSLMPNVFADHHHWHSSTIESIKASVPSSEDRFHSAPKLVYSYDNVFHGFSAVLSKDELKALKKSPGFISAYKDRTVEPHTTYTSDFLKLNPSYGLWPASGLGQDMIVAVLDGGIWPESMSFQDDGLPEIPKKWKGICRPGTQFNSSMCNRKLIGANYFNKGILANDPTVNISMNSARDTNGHGTHCASIAAGNFAKGVSHFGYAPGTARGAAPRARIAVYKFSFNEGTFTSDLIAAMDQAVADGVDMISISFGYRFIPLYEDAISIASFGAMMKGVLVSTSAGNRGPSVGSLSNGSPWILCVASGHTDRKFSGTLTLGNGLKIRGWSLFPARAFVRDSPVIYNKTLATCDSVELLSQVPDPESTIIICDYNANENGFGFTIQISTVIRAGLKAGIFISEDPGVLSSSSFPYPGVVIDKKEGKQVINYVKSNVAPTATITFQETYVDGRPAPVLAGSSARGPSRSYLGIAKPDIMAPGVLILAAFPPNLISVSIQTNLDLSSDYELKSGTSMAAPHVAGIAAMLKGAHPEWSPSAIRSAMMTTANHLDSIKKPIRDDNNWVATPLDMGAGHVDPNRALDPGLVYDATPQDYINLICSMNFTEEQFKTFARSSANYENCSNPSADLNYPSFIALYPYSLEGNFTWLEQKFRRTLTNVGKGGAIYKVKIETPKNSTVSVSPQTLVFKGKNDRQSYNLTIRYIGDSDQGRNFGSITWVEENGNHTVRSPIVTATIIEVWGSED; from the coding sequence ATGAACATGGGATCTAGAAATATTTGGTTTCCATGTCCATATCTGATCTTGCTTTCATGGTTCCTTTCTGCTCATATCTTCTTAGCTATGGCACAAAGATCCACTTACATTGTCCACCTTGACAAGTCCTTAATGCCAAATGTCTTTGCTGATCACCATCATTGGCACTCTTCCACCATTGAATCCATCAAAGCTTCTGTTCCTTCATCAGAAGACAGATTCCACTCTGCTCCAAAACTTGTTTATTCTTATGACAATGTGTTTCATGGCTTCAGTGCTGttttgtccaaagatgaactGAAAGCTTTGAAAAAGTCACCAGGTTTCATTTCAGCATACAAAGACAGAACTGTGGAACCTCACACTACTTACACATCTGATTTCCTCAAGCTCAATCCTTCATATGGCCTATGGCCAGCTTCTGGTTTAGGCCAAGATATGATTGTGGCTGTTCTTGACGGTGGAATCTGGCCCGAATCCATGAGTTTCCAAGATGATGGTCTGCCAGAAATCCCCAAAAAGTGGAAAGGAATTTGTAGGCCCGGTACCCAGTTTAACTCTTCCATGTGCAACAGAAAACTCATTGGGGCTAATTACTTCAATAAGGGTATTTTGGCGAATGATCCCACTGTGAACATCTCCATGAATTCTGCCAGGGATACTAATGGTCACGGCACACATTGCGCTTCCATTGCTGCTGGGAATTTCGCCAAAGGTGTTTCCCATTTTGGATATGCACCAGGAACAGCAAGAGGGGCTGCTCCACGAGCTAGGATAGCTGTGTACAAGTTTAGCTTCAATGAAGGAACTTTTACATCAGATTTAATTGCTGCTATGGACCAAGCTGTTGCAGACGGTGTTGACATGATATCTATTTCTTTTGGTTACCGTTTCATTCCCTTATATGAAGATGCTATATCAATTGCCTCTTTTGGAGCTATGATGAAGGGAGTGCTAGTTTCAACATCAGCTGGAAATCGAGGTCCAAGCGTGGGAAGTTTAAGCAATGGATCTCCATGGATCTTGTGTGTGGCATCAGGCCACACTGACAGAAAATTTTCAGGAACTTTGACTTTGGGAAATGGGTTAAAAATTAGGGGATGGAGCTTATTTCCTGCAAGAGCCTTTGTCAGGGATTCTCCAGTGATTTACAACAAGACTCTGGCCACTTGTGATTCAGTTGAATTGTTATCGCAAGTTCCTGATCCCGAAAGCACCATCATCATCTGTGATTATAATGCAAATGAAAATGGTTTTGGTTTCACTATTCAAATTTCTACCGTCATTCGAGCAGGACTGAAAGCAGGCATCTTCATCTCTGAGGATCCAGGAGTGCtcagttcttcttcttttccctACCCAGGAGTTGTGATTGACAAAAAGGAAGGGAAACAAGTCATTAATTACGTTAAAAGCAATGTTGCTCCCACGGCCACTATCACTTTTCAAGAAACATATGTGGATGGTAGGCCTGCCCCAGTTCTTGCTGGAAGCTCAGCACGAGGGCCCTCCAGAAGCTACTTGGGCATCGCAAAGCCAGATATTATGGCACCAGGGGTACTAATTCTTGCAGCATTTCCACCAAATCTCATTTCAGTAAGTATTCAGACGAACTTAGACCTATCCAGTGATTACGAACTTAAATCAGGTACATCCATGGCTGCTCCTCATGTAGCTGGAATTGCAGCAATGCTGAAAGGTGCACATCCTGAATGGAGTCCTTCTGCAATTCGCTCCGCTATGATGACCACAGCAAACCATTTGGATAGTATTAAAAAACCTATAAGAGATGATAATAACTGGGTTGCCACACCCCTAGACATGGGTGCAGGGCATGTTGACCCAAACAGAGCTCTTGATCCCGGGCTAGTATATGATGCCACTCCACAAGATTACATAAATCTTATATGCTCAATGAATTTCACCGAAGAGCAATTCAAAACATTTGCAAGATCATCAGCCAATTATGAGAACTGCTCTAATCCATCAGCTGATCTCAACTAtccatcattcattgcattgtaCCCGTATAGCCTGGAGGGGAACTTCACCTGGTTGGAGCAGAAATTCAGGAGGACCCTTACAAATGTCGGTAAAGGTGGAGCAATTTATAAAGTGAAGATAGAAACTCCAAAGAATTCCACAGTTTCAGTGTCTCCACAAACACTGGTGTTCAAGGGGAAAAATGATAGGCAGAGTTATAATTTGACAATTCGATATATAGGTGATAGTGATCAGGGTAGGAACTTTGGGTCGATCACTTGGGTTGAAGAAAATGGCAACCACACTGTTCGGAGTCCTATAGTGACAGCTACCATAATTGAGGTCTGGGGTAGCGAAGACTAA